One part of the bacterium genome encodes these proteins:
- a CDS encoding DNA-directed RNA polymerase subunit omega, giving the protein MTYIQRKDVTNRIPNKFEAIRIVALEARRLNDRARAVSANLPGKLTTIAVQRLIDGKILYYDKRERAAAALKERESGQE; this is encoded by the coding sequence ATGACCTACATCCAGCGCAAGGATGTCACCAACAGGATCCCGAACAAGTTCGAAGCCATCAGGATCGTCGCCCTCGAGGCGCGCCGTCTGAACGACCGGGCCCGCGCGGTGAGCGCGAACCTGCCCGGCAAGCTGACGACCATCGCGGTCCAGCGCCTGATCGACGGCAAGATCCTCTACTACGACAAGCGTGAGCGCGCTGCCGCCGCCCTCAAGGAGCGGGAGAGCGGACAGGAGTAG